A portion of the Methanosphaera cuniculi genome contains these proteins:
- the nrdD gene encoding anaerobic ribonucleoside-triphosphate reductase produces MMKDPETISDTYNLNEIYVIKNDGIKEKFSYEKLIKSCIMINIPLGLAERIAHKVSKEAHEDITTKEIKNIIYNFLKKENKNLADKYYNYNSLRVRTARDTIEPFDKEKIAKTLVQETQTTPKLANKIANDVYKELKKLELDYLTAPIIREMVNTKLTENGLESLRRKYTRLGMPVYNITNLIESGNKDNANMMNNPETIHKYVADESLKQYALLNILPHNLADAHMNGTVHIHDLEFFAGRPINCLQHDLRQFIRYGLKVDGTGDHTSVAGAPNHIETLMNHSGEIMLAAQQNMSGGQAMSLWNVFVAPFAAGLPYEKIKQAVEMLIFNLNMAYAARGGQVPFTSIGLEFTVPDFLKDEPAYGPGGKVVGVYGDFEKEVRLLQKAFTEALIKGDSEGKPHLFPNTIYYLRKECLTPEFTEDIDRVHYLSAKFGTAYFINMLPDYMGNMANYMGCRTRLSDNWTGDWEKDCLRTGNLAYVTMNLPRIGYNARDEREIFDYLDDYMKIVEDVLLLRRERALKCLNDYKILPFLTQKMGEDPYYMVDNSTLSFGFVGLNEMLQAQTGAGLEDPSSNQLGLDVIKYINERADELKAETGLRWGVIQTPAESTAYRFATMDREKYPDQVICNGDSDASYYTNSSHVPVDTNMSLPEKIKIESEYHPLTQGGHIFHAFMGESYSDPDSLMSLTQKITRKTDIGFWAYSSALSFCINCKTLMKGLQTTCSHCGETKNVEWYDRITGYVQQVGHADSASGGWNKGKKQELLDRKRWEQ; encoded by the coding sequence ATGATGAAAGACCCAGAAACCATATCCGATACATACAACCTTAACGAAATATACGTAATAAAAAATGATGGTATAAAAGAAAAATTTAGTTACGAAAAACTAATCAAATCCTGTATAATGATAAATATACCACTAGGTCTTGCAGAAAGAATAGCACACAAAGTATCAAAAGAAGCACACGAAGATATAACTACTAAAGAAATAAAAAACATCATATACAACTTCCTTAAAAAAGAAAACAAAAACCTTGCAGATAAATACTACAACTACAACTCACTAAGAGTAAGAACAGCACGCGACACAATAGAACCATTCGACAAAGAAAAAATAGCAAAAACACTAGTACAAGAAACACAAACAACACCAAAACTAGCAAATAAAATAGCAAATGACGTATACAAAGAACTTAAAAAACTAGAACTCGACTACCTAACAGCACCAATCATACGCGAAATGGTAAACACAAAACTAACAGAAAATGGACTCGAATCACTAAGACGTAAATACACAAGACTAGGAATGCCAGTATACAACATAACAAACCTAATAGAATCAGGAAACAAAGACAACGCAAACATGATGAACAACCCTGAAACAATACACAAATACGTAGCAGACGAATCATTAAAACAATACGCACTACTAAACATACTACCACACAACCTAGCAGATGCACACATGAATGGAACTGTACACATACACGATCTTGAATTCTTTGCAGGAAGACCAATAAACTGTCTCCAACATGACCTCAGACAATTCATAAGATACGGACTAAAAGTAGATGGAACAGGAGACCACACAAGTGTAGCAGGAGCACCAAACCACATAGAAACACTCATGAACCACTCCGGAGAAATAATGCTAGCAGCACAACAAAACATGAGTGGAGGACAAGCAATGAGTCTATGGAACGTATTTGTAGCACCATTTGCAGCAGGACTTCCATATGAAAAAATCAAACAAGCAGTAGAAATGCTCATATTCAACCTCAACATGGCTTACGCAGCACGTGGAGGACAAGTACCATTCACAAGTATAGGATTAGAATTCACAGTACCAGACTTCCTAAAAGATGAACCAGCATACGGACCTGGAGGAAAAGTAGTAGGAGTATATGGAGACTTTGAAAAAGAAGTAAGACTACTACAAAAAGCATTCACAGAAGCACTCATAAAAGGAGATTCAGAAGGAAAACCACACCTTTTCCCAAACACAATCTACTACCTAAGAAAAGAGTGCCTAACACCAGAATTCACAGAAGACATCGATCGTGTACACTACCTATCAGCTAAATTTGGAACAGCATACTTCATAAACATGCTCCCTGACTACATGGGAAACATGGCAAACTACATGGGATGCAGAACAAGATTATCAGATAACTGGACAGGTGACTGGGAAAAAGACTGTCTAAGAACAGGAAATCTTGCATATGTAACAATGAACCTACCACGTATAGGATATAATGCACGAGATGAACGTGAAATATTTGACTACCTAGATGACTACATGAAAATAGTAGAAGATGTACTACTCCTAAGACGTGAACGAGCATTAAAATGTCTAAATGACTATAAAATACTACCATTTTTAACACAAAAAATGGGAGAAGACCCATACTACATGGTAGATAACAGTACACTATCATTTGGATTTGTAGGATTAAATGAAATGCTTCAAGCACAAACAGGTGCAGGATTAGAAGATCCAAGTTCAAACCAACTAGGACTTGATGTAATAAAATACATAAATGAACGTGCAGATGAACTAAAAGCAGAAACAGGACTAAGATGGGGAGTAATCCAAACACCAGCAGAAAGTACTGCATACAGATTTGCAACTATGGATCGTGAAAAATACCCTGACCAAGTAATCTGCAATGGAGATAGTGATGCTTCATACTACACAAACAGTAGCCATGTACCAGTAGATACAAACATGAGCTTACCTGAAAAAATAAAAATAGAATCAGAATACCACCCATTAACACAAGGAGGACATATTTTCCATGCATTTATGGGAGAATCATACAGTGATCCTGATAGTTTAATGAGCCTAACACAAAAAATTACACGAAAAACAGACATTGGTTTCTGGGCATACAGTAGTGCATTAAGTTTCTGTATAAACTGTAAAACATTAATGAAAGGACTTCAAACCACCTGTTCACACTGTGGAGAAACTAAAAACGTTGAATGGTATGATAGAATAACAGGATATGTACAACAAGTAGGACATGCAGATAGTGCATCTGGTGGATGGAACAAAGGTAAAAAACAAGAGTTACTTGATAGAAAACGATGGGAACAATAA